A genomic stretch from Salarias fasciatus chromosome 18, fSalaFa1.1, whole genome shotgun sequence includes:
- the LOC115405829 gene encoding pancreatic alpha-amylase-like codes for MKLLVLVALFGLGLAQHDPNLKYGRTTIVQLFEWRWADIAAECERFLGPKGFGGIQISPPQEHIILNSPWRPWWQRYQPISYNLCSRSGSEAELKDMVTRCNNVGVNIYADVVINHMCGITGGEGTHSSCGNWFNTGTRDFPSVPYSSWDFNDHKCGTGSGDIENYGDKYQVRDCRLVGLLDLALEKDYVRGKLAEYLNKLIDIGVAGFRVDASKHMWPGDVQNVYSRLKNLNSQWFPSGSRPFIYQEVIDLGGEAISSREYFHLGRVTEFKYGAKLGNVFRKWNGEKLYYTSNWGEGWGFMPDGNAVVFVDNHDNQRGHGAGGASIITFWDSRLHKMAVAYMLAHPYGVTRVMSSFRWNRNFVNGRDQNDWVGPPSYSDGSTKPVPVYPDQTCGDGWVCEHRWRQITNMVIFRNVVSGQPHSNWWDNQSNQVAFGRGNRGFIVFNNDDWNLDVTLNTGLPSGTYCDVISGQKEGSRCTGKQISVGGDGRAHFHISNSEEDPFVAIHVESKL; via the exons ATGAAGCTGCTCGTCCTGGTGGCTCTGTTCGGCCTCGGCCTCGCTCAGCACGACCCCAACCTCAAGTATGGACGGACCACCATCGTCCAGCTGTTTGAATGGCGCTGGGCCGACATCGCTGCAGAGTGCGAGCGCTTCCTCGGCCCCAAAGGATTTGGTGGTATTCAG ATCTCCCCACCACAGGAGCACATCATTCTGAACAGTCCCTGGAGGCCCTGGTGGCAGAGATACCAACCAATCAGCTACAACCTTTGCTCAAGATCTGGCAGTGAAGCCGAGCTGAAAGACATGGTCACCAGATGCAACAACGTCGGG GTCAACATCTATGCGGACGTCGTCATCAATCACATGTGTGGAATAACGGGAGGCGAGGGAACACACTCGTCATGTGGAAACTGGTTCAACACCGGTACAAGAGACTTCCCCAGCGTGCCTTATTCCAGCTGGGACTTCAATGATCACAAATGTGGGACTGGCAGCGGTGACATTGAGAATTATGGTGACAAGTATCAG GTACGTGACTGCCGTCTGGTGGGTCTGCTGGACCTCGCCCTGGAGAAGGACTACGTCAGGGGAAAGTTGGCCGAGTACTTGAACAAGCTGATTGACATCGGGGTGGCTGGATTCCGAGTGGACGCCAGTAAACACATGTGGCCCGGCGACGTGCAAAATGTCTACAGTCGTCTGAAAAATCTCAACTCCCAGTGGTTCCCCAGTGGCTCCAGACCCTTCATCTACCAGGAG gTGATTGATCTTGGAGGTGAAGCTATCTCATCTCGCGAGTATTTCCATCTGGGAAGAGTGACAGAGTTCAAATACGGCGCCAAACTAGGAAACGTCTTCAGAAAGTGGAACGGAGAGAAGCTGTATTACACCAG CAACTGGGGAGAAGGATGGGGCTTCATGCCCGACGGCAATGCTGTCGTCTTCGTCGACAACCACGACAATCAGAGAGGACACGGTGCTGGCGGAGCGTCCATTATTACCTTCTGGGACTCCAGACTCCACAAGATGGCTGTGGCCTACATGCTAGCCCACCCCTATGGAGTAACCAGGGTCATGTCAAGCTTCCGCTGGAACCGCAACTTCGTGAATGGAAGA GACCAGAACGACTGGGTTGGCCCTCCCAGTTACAGTGATGGATCAACCAAGCCTGTTCCCGTCTATCCTGACCAGACATGTGGAGATGGATGGGTGTGTGAGCACAGATGGCGTCAGATCAC GAACATGGTCATTTTCCGCAATGTGGTGAGTGGACAGCCTCACAGCAACTGGTGGGACAACCAGAGCAACCAGGTTGCGTTCGGACGCGGCAATCGTGGTTTCATCGTCTTCAACAATGACGACTG gaaCCTGGATGTCACCCTGAACACTGGCCTGCCCAGCGGTACCTACTGCGATGTCATTTCTGGCCAGAAGGAAGGGAGTAGATGCACTGGGAAGCAGATCTCTGTTGGGGGTGACGGACGCGCCCACTTCCACATCAGCAACAGCGAGGAGGACCCATTTGTTGCTATTCATGTTGAGTCCAAGCTATAA
- the LOC115405830 gene encoding pancreatic alpha-amylase-like — protein sequence MKWVILVALFGLGFAQHNAHLRSGRTSIVHLFEWRWTDIAAECERFLGPKGFGGVQISPPNEHIVLDSPWRPWWQRYQPISYKLVSRSGTEAQLQDMITRCNNAGVNVYVDAVINHMCGAGGGEGTHSSSNSWFSATKKDFPAVPYSSWDFNDGKCSTGSGNIENYSDANQVRNCRLVGLLDLALEKDYVRGKVAEYMNKLISMGVAGFRVDACKHMWPGDLSAIYGRLNNLNTKWFSSGSRPFIFQEVIDLGGEAIGSREYTGLGRVTEFKYGAELGNVIRKWSGQKLSYAKNWGEGWGFMSSGNAVVFVDNHDNQRGHGAGGASIVTFWDAKLHKMAVAFMLAHPYGQTRVMSSYSWNRNFVNGKDQNDWIGPPSNSDGSTKSVTINSDQTCGNGWICEHRWRQITNMVAFRNAVNGESLVNWWDNGNNQVAFGRGKRGFIVFNNDTWNLDTTLSTGLPSGTYCDVISGQKEGSRCTGKQITVGSDGRARFTISSSAEDPFIAIHVSAKL from the exons ATGAAGTGGGTCATTTTGGTGGCACTTTTCGGGCTTGGGTTCGCCCAGCACAACGCTCACCTCAGGAGCGGACGCACCTCCATCGTCCACCTGTTCGAGTGGCGCTGGACCGACATTGCTGCAGAGTGTGAGCGCTTCCTGGGGCCAAAGGGCTTCGGTGGTGTTCAG ATCTCTCCTCCCAATGAGCACATTGTGTTGGACAGCCCCTGGAGGCCCTGGTGGCAGAGATACCAGCCAATCAGCTACAAACTGGTCTCCAGATCGGGAACTGAGGCCCAGCTGCAAGACATGATCACCAGATGCAACAACGCCGGG GTCAACGTCTACGTGGACGCTGTCATCAACCACatgtgtggagctggtggtggagagGGAACCCACTCCTCAAGCAACAGCTGGTTCAGCGCGACCAAAAAGGACTTCCCTGCTGTCCCCTACTCCAGCTGGGACTTCAACGACGGCAAGTGCTCCACGGGCAGCGGCAACATTGAGAACTACAGTGACGCCAACCAG GTGCGTAACTGCCGCCTGGTGGGTCTGCTGGACCTCGCCCTGGAAAAGGACTACGTCAGGGGTAAGGTGGCCGAATACATGAACAAGCTGATCAGCATGGGTGTGGCTGGCTTCAGAGTGGACGCCTGTAAACACATGTGGCCCGGCGATCTGTCTGCCATCTACGGCCGCCTGAACAACCTCAACACCAAGTGGTTCAGTAGTGGATCCAGACCCTTCATCTTCCAGGAG GTTATCGATCTGGGAGGCGAGGCTATCGGATCCAGAGAGTACACCGGTCTGGGAAGAGTCACAGAGTTCAAATATGGTGCTGAACTGGGAAATGTCATCAGGAAGTGGTCAGGGCAGAAGCTGTCTTACGCCAA GAACTGGGGAGAAGGATGGGGCTTCATGTCCAGTGGCAACGCCGTCGTCTTTGTTGACAACCATGACAATCAGAGAGGACACGGTGCTGGCGGAGCGTCCATTGTCACCTTCTGGGACGCCAAACTCCACAAGATGGCTGTGGCCTTCATGTTGGCTCACCCGTACGGACAGACCAGGGTCATGTCAAGCTACAGCTGGAACCGCAACTTCGTGAACGGAAAA GATCAGAATGACTGGATCGGTCCTCCTAGCAACAGCGATGGATCCACCAAGTCTGTTACCATCAACTCTGACCAGACTTGTGGAAACGGATGGATTTGTGAGCACAGATGGCGTCAGATCAC GAACATGGTCGCTTTCCGTAACGCGGTCAACGGAGAGTCTCTCGTCAACTGGTGGGACAACGGGAACAATCAGGTTGCCTTTGGACGTGGCAAACGTGGTTTCATTGTCTTCAACAACGATACCTG GAACCTGGACACCACCCTGAGCACTGGTCTGCCCAGCGGTACTTACTGCGACGTCATTTCCGGCCAGAAGGAAGGAAGCAGATGCACCGGCAAGCAGATCACTGTCGGAAGTGATGGACGTGCTCGCttcaccatcagcagcagcgctgaGGATCCCTTCATTGCTATCCACGTCAGTGCCAAGCTGTAA